The genomic interval GGGAGACAAGATCATCCTCAAGGGTGAGGTGGCCAGCCAGGAGGAGAAGGAAAAGATCATTCTTGCAGCCGGTAACATCAATGGTGTGGCCAGCGTGGATGACCAGATTACAGTGACAGGGCCAGTGGTGAAGGCGGCCAGGTTCATTACGGTGAAAAAGGGCGACACGCTATCGGCCATTTCAGTCGTGGTGTACGGCAACGCCAACCAGTACAACAAGATTTTCGAGGCCAACAAGCCGATGCTGTCGCACCCGGACAAGATTTATCCGGGGCAGGTGCTACGTATTCCTGACTGATCTTCGCAGCCTGGACCGGCCTCTTCCGGGACAAGCCCCCCCATAGCTTTACCGCTGAACCTGAACCCAGCGGCCAACTTGTGGGAGCGGGCTTGTCCCGCGAATGGGGCCTCATAGGCCTACCAGTAACTCCCGGTAATCCTCGACGGCCGCAAACTCTTCGGTATCCCGCGGCCCTGCCTTGCTATCCGGCTGGCGCACCGCCAGCAGGTGCCCCACGCCAAACTGCCGCGCACTGCGCAGAATCGCCAGTGTGTCATCGATGAACAGGCTGCGTTGCGGCTCAAAGCCGATGTCTGCCTGTAATGCATCCCAGAACTGCGGGCTTTCCTTCGGGTAGCCGTAATCGTGCGAGCTGATCAGCCGTTCGAAATACGGTGCCAGTTCCACCCGCTCCAGCTTCAGCGACAGCGAGTCACGGTGGGCATTGGTGATCATCACCACGCGTTTGCCCGCCTTGCGGATTGCCGCCAGGAAGGTATCGGCGTCTGGTCGCAGGGCGATCAGGTCGGCGATTTCCTGCTTCAGCTCACGGATCGGCAGGCGCAACTCGCGGCTCCAGAAGTCCAGGCAATACCA from Pseudomonas fortuita carries:
- the lysM gene encoding peptidoglycan-binding protein LysM, producing the protein MSLFSFVKEAGEKLIDLLTPGNANAEEQLKKHVESVGLGNPNIKATVEGDKIILKGEVASQEEKEKIILAAGNINGVASVDDQITVTGPVVKAARFITVKKGDTLSAISVVVYGNANQYNKIFEANKPMLSHPDKIYPGQVLRIPD
- the yrfG gene encoding GMP/IMP nucleotidase yields the protein MPVIPWSAIDTVLLDMDGTLLDLHYDNRFWLEHLPQRYAELHGVSRAMAQMELQPLFERNAGTLNWYCLDFWSRELRLPIRELKQEIADLIALRPDADTFLAAIRKAGKRVVMITNAHRDSLSLKLERVELAPYFERLISSHDYGYPKESPQFWDALQADIGFEPQRSLFIDDTLAILRSARQFGVGHLLAVRQPDSKAGPRDTEEFAAVEDYRELLVGL